The Telopea speciosissima isolate NSW1024214 ecotype Mountain lineage chromosome 11, Tspe_v1, whole genome shotgun sequence genome includes the window TATCCTAGTATTTCCAAAGTACAACCAAACAACATCTCAAGGAAAACCCTTTCCTTCCCAAGCATCTTCCCAGAATTGCAACCAAATACAGCCTAGGCACAACCTTGGCAGAGTATTAGATTCAACCTACCCCAGAGGCCCAAAGTATCACAAATACTgcctgaaaaacacaaaaaggaaATTCATGCATTACCTGTCAATGAGATTCATGCCATCAAATTCACATGGTTAAGTACTGCATATAACTAAAAACCCGAAATGGTCAACAACATGCAATAGAACAGAGTCGGGTCGGGTTGAATATTGCAGCAAAAGCCAAAAGGAGACTTGGACCAGCAGGCCAAAACTAGAAGCATACTGATTCACCACACAGCTAAACCTAAGGAAAAGAAGCATGCAATTCTATAAATGTATCTTTACTGATACCAAATAGTCCACAAGAGAAGATCAGCTTTGCCAAACATGGCACAATACTCTTACCACTGGAATAAGTCAAATAAGAATTGGGTTCTTTACACCTTGCTTTGTCTTAGCACCTAACACTAATACTAATGGTAATgaacaaaagaaacagaaataacCTGCTCCACACACTAACTTCCAAATTTTCCTATACATGTACATGTAATTCCTTTCCTATGGTTTATTTCCATCACAATTAGAATTGGCAAATCTCATACCTAAGTCTAGACTAAGAATATACCCACAATGGCACTAGATAACCTTTGCTTGCAACTTAGGCTATCCTGTTCTGCCCTAAGCAGAGAGGACCCATCACGAGCTGcccattctctttcttttatacACTGGATGGCTGACAATGTAAAATCATCTGTGAGCAGATGTATGTGGCATTGGGTATGTCATTGGAGTCACGTTCATTGGGGTACCAGGAACAATAGGTCCAGGTACTGGAGGTTGCACACCGTATGCCATATGTGGAGGGCCGGGAAGCTTTAAAGGAGTGCCAACCGCTGAAATGAGGGGGCCTCCAATCGGTTGGCCTATGGTAGTACCATATACACCAACTCCAGGGCCACCAGCTGGGGCCTGAGGTGGTGTTTTGGAAGATTTACCTAAAGATCCAGCAGTAGACCCATTTGTTTGACCAGTGATTGGACCTTGGGGTGCTGTTACATCTCCATTCCCCACATTTGTAATATCATGGATGCTTGATCTTCTCCTGTCTCTGTTCATTGAGTTCAGGCGTATAAAATATTTTTGTGCATGACTGGCCACCTGTGTAGGAGTTCTAGACACCACAAAGTTTCGAGATATGCTCCGCCAATCGCCCTTTCCATATTTTTCCAATCCAAGAAGAAATAACCTGATCCATTAAAAATACACAGGATTTAAGgtagtaaaaaaataaattaactagAATAACATTGAAGCATGAATCTTGATCCAAATAAAAGAACAGCAAGTTATGTAATGTTCTATGACCATATCTACAAACACCACAGAGATACAAAGGGGGCAATGGTTTCAACACTAAAAATGGTTATAAAAGTTACCAAATTGGGATTTAGAAACACAATTCACAACAAATGAATGACAGGCAACTGATTTTAAGAGCAAGGGAGTTGCCAATTTGAAGCGAAGTGCATATGTTAAACACAAAGAGCAACATTTACCATCAAACACCAAAAGATATATCAGCAAAACTATTTAGATCAGATGTCAAGATGCAGTTGCTAATGTTCAATTCTCAAGGTTGGTCAGGAATATTTTTATGACATACTCAAATACATTGCTATTTCCAAACCGGGGAATTCTAGTGGAAGATTAGCTTGCGAAAATCACAGGTATTGGAATAAGGACATGATTAAGAGAAAAGTGAACAActcaatcaaaacaaatttgatATGCATAAAATTCTGCTAGAATGCTGTAATTATTAAGTATAACAGGTTTGCAAAAGATTATCTGATTCTCACGGACAGATTCAGAGATGTGCAGTAATCCTACTGGAAGTAGAAAAGTTGGAAAGCTGCAGAATTCGATGGGCAGATAGATCTATGGGTTTCAGATCAGAATAAAGATTAATTAGAGACCAGAAAACAGAGATAAAACCAGGGTTCAGAAAGTGTCGGGCTCCTCTCCGAGGACCCCAgcacccagggagtgcccagaGAGGCATCCAATGGCGCTGGGCTTCTGGGCACGCGGGGATGTGTGCCCGGCACCCATCCCGATGTGCCCAGCAGCCCAGCGctgttggatgcctcactgggcaCTCTCTGGGCACTGGGCTCCCTGGATAGGAGCCGGATCCATtcagaaatcagaattgaaGAATTTTAGCAAAAGAAGGATTTCTGAAATCAATAGATAATGCAGGTCTAAGCACAGATCAGAAACTATATTCAGATACAGCAATAGCAGTAGAACAGCAATCTGATACTAGATCTAGACTATCAGTACAAAAAACTGAGATCTAGAGGATGTATAGTAGCagtttgatttttagttttgattggaaagatcaaaattttaaaatagtaCTGTAACTAGAACTTGATATAGAAATTCTAAACAGCaaacagaagaagaatagaGCAGAATTTCAGAAACTAGCCTTGTaattaatggagaagaagaagagaagagaagaaatcaggacTGGGGCACCAATTCTGTATGCAGCTCAACAGCTACAAAACTGTTGACTCTAATTGATGATGAGTatattacataaataaagacctaaaattcctaaaaaaaaaatttagtcataaaaggactcctaagtCTCTTATACCGACTTGAAGttaatagactcaaaacagaactcttaaaagctattaagtatcctaatttaactcaaacacttgaCCACTAATCCtgtatattatttttatacctaCTTTATGGGCATTAAATTATGCCGTTATAATGaaaccaaagaaaatgaaaggccCAACCTACCATAACTAACCAAAGCTTGTTTCCAGCCCATTGGACTGCGACCAGAACTTTATGGGTCTCCCAAGTTTGTGCGTGGGCCTCCTTACAAAATAGCATTGATCCATCGACTCACCAACCCGTTCAAGTTTCCACTTATAACTAGAGGACAAAAGGGTGTTAGATTTTATATGTCAAATTTAATAACATTTCAGCTAACCCCAAACAGCTAAGGAAATAAACTGAGATTTATGACCACAAGTGCACCTATTTTTTGTTTGTGCGCTTGTTTCTGATACAACCACAAGGtcgatagaaaaaaaaagaagactaaaAAGAAGCATGAAAACATATTCTAAATTGGGATTTAGAAACATTCTATCCGCAGCTATACATTGATTAGATCAGATAGGTCCTACCTGAGACAATACTAAAGAGTGAAGATCTTCAAAagtaacctgatgcttagaaggAGAAACCCACTAACTAATTAAAGAAAtatgcaaaaaaataaatatataaataaaggtgtGAAGAAACATGAGATCACAAGAACAAACACAGAAGCGAAATAGTTACATACGACTTTCACACTTCGCAGTTTCTGATAATCGCtttgtggggggagggggagagaaccTCTGAACAGAAGGTTATATAATCAGCTCACGTCCACACCTTCTGATAAGCAGAACAGTTTTAAATATTCCAACATACAAGAGATGACTAAGCTGAAAAGATAGACACAGTGACAAACTGAAATGGACATACAAACAGACTGCCCAACGAACCCCCAACACACACATGCACAtcaacaagaaaaggaaaacgaaCCACAACACAAAGGGGGCaatggtttcaaaatttggtGTTCTCAAAACATGATTTTACTAGATTGTATAGGAGTCCTAGGAAATTCTGGTACTAGGGCATGCAACTGAACATTTTAGTTTTCATTTGGCGATTATACGATCAGCTAGCTCTTGATACTGAATTTGAAAGTTCTCCATTCTAAAAAAGCAATAGGACTGGACCATCCTGTAAAAGTAAAGACATGGAATTTGTACAGTTATAAGATCAGCTTGCTCTTTTTACCGAATTTGAAAGTTCTCCATTCTAACAAAGCAATAGGACTGGATCATCCTGTAAATTTAAAGACATGGAATTTGTACAGTTATGTCATATTATTAAATAGACTATGATATTGGGTTATATAATGTACGAATTAAACCAAGGTACAACAAACTGTATTTTCTATGTACAgttcttagaaaataaaaacccaagaaaagagaaaacggGTGAAGTAAATACACATTCGGCAAGCAATTTCATGAAAACTTGGAAAACACCCTTGTTCCTAATCTAAACTACAGGGCTCAAGCAGATGATAATTGAGTTATGTGGATGTGTGTAGTTTACATATTAACTCTATTTGAATAGAATGGACTCTGAAAATTATTCGAAGGACAGAAGCATCACAAAGCCATATGCAAAAATTTCCAATTAGATGGAAAGAAGCCACAAAAGCTCATAATTCTAAAAACCAGACCAGAGTGGACAATATAATGAGGTTTAACTGCTGGACATATGGTTCTATGAACCATCCAATTATTAGAGCTAAGCTTCTAGAAGGAATTTCCATTTTGGCCTGATTTCTCCATTTGTAAAATTACGCCCTTTCTTGCATCCAACACCCCTCCCTCAAGCTCCCAAATTTGCAGATTGCACTGGGGTAAGGGGTtgcaaaatgccaaaaatgatgAGGGATATTAGCCAACTCTCTCTATCTCCCTCCCCCAAAATCCATTAGCTGAAAAGCACAGTTTTCTTTGGGGGGGTCTGCATGCatttgtgtttgtgtgtgcgAGTAATCACTCCAGGAAGTTTCTGTATTGGTTTACAAATAGACAGGCAAGGGTTTTCACAATCCAGATATCCTAGAATTGTGAAATTGAAAGTGGATCACCATAGGTTTGAAGTTCTTCTAGTAGTAGT containing:
- the LOC122646592 gene encoding transcription factor SRM1-like, encoding MITDETSSSSLWSWEQEKAFENALAIHPEDSEDRWEKIAADVLGKTVAEIKHHYELLVEDINGIESGHISLPSYTTTSEGSTDQAGEAGTSKKGSHSGEFHNESNHGGKTSRSEQERRKGIAWTEEEHRLFLLGLEKYGKGDWRSISRNFVVSRTPTQVASHAQKYFIRLNSMNRDRRRSSIHDITNVGNGDVTAPQGPITGQTNGSTAGSLGKSSKTPPQAPAGGPGVGVYGTTIGQPIGGPLISAVGTPLKLPGPPHMAYGVQPPVPGPIVPGTPMNVTPMTYPMPHTSAHR